A window of Brachybacterium fresconis contains these coding sequences:
- a CDS encoding flavin-containing monooxygenase encodes MTDTTTTTGDLCPGIDPEALRTKYRQERDRRIRPDGTGQYRRTAGEFGYYAQDPYTPRTDRAPLTDTVEVLVIGAGFGGLLTAAKLRDAGVQSLRLMDEAGDVGGTWYWNRYPGIHCDIESYLYMPLLEETGYMPQWRYAPGEEIRRHTVRIAEHYDLYRDTAFHTRATELRWDEEETHWLVRTDRGDAMRARYVVVSSGTLSQPKLPGIPGIEDFAGHTFHTSRWDYGYTGGDAEGGLDGLADKRVAVVGTGATGLQAIPKIAEDAQHLYVFQRTPSTVDVRANRPTDPEWAASLQPGWQRERMENFLEILSGEDVEEDLVGDGWTATPALQRAMITGKVDTTVDPAERERRDELADFAAMNRIRSRVDDVVEDPATAEALKPWYRYMCKRPGFSDLYLQAFNRDNVTLVDTADHGGITSMTQNAVVVGEDEYEVDCIIFATGFETGVSGVISGTLPVHGRGGTPLLQAWARGPRTLHGFTTHGFPNLFQLGTMQNANSVNFVHILSEQARHIAAMVESAHRSGALYVEPTRAAEQAWCDTIAEVAVDNSAFLAECTPGYYNGEGTRTGTSTSYAPGPVAFHRLLAAWREDSMDEVLVPAAADAPHREDPRAVPAGQGVA; translated from the coding sequence ATGACGGACACGACCACCACGACCGGCGACCTCTGTCCCGGCATCGATCCGGAAGCGCTGCGCACGAAGTACCGGCAGGAGCGGGATCGTCGGATCCGCCCGGACGGAACCGGCCAGTACCGTCGGACCGCCGGAGAGTTCGGCTACTACGCCCAGGACCCGTACACGCCCCGCACCGACCGCGCACCCCTGACGGACACGGTCGAGGTGCTGGTGATCGGCGCCGGTTTCGGCGGGCTGCTCACCGCCGCGAAGCTCCGGGACGCCGGCGTTCAGTCCCTGCGCCTGATGGATGAGGCAGGGGACGTGGGAGGCACCTGGTACTGGAACCGCTACCCCGGCATCCACTGCGACATCGAGTCCTACCTGTACATGCCGCTGCTGGAGGAGACCGGCTACATGCCGCAGTGGCGCTATGCGCCCGGCGAGGAGATCCGCCGGCACACGGTGCGGATCGCCGAGCACTACGACCTCTACCGCGACACCGCCTTCCACACCCGTGCCACCGAGCTGCGCTGGGACGAGGAGGAGACGCACTGGCTGGTGCGCACCGACCGCGGCGATGCGATGCGCGCCCGCTATGTCGTCGTCTCCTCCGGCACGCTCTCCCAGCCCAAGCTCCCCGGGATCCCGGGGATCGAGGACTTCGCCGGCCACACCTTCCACACCAGCCGCTGGGACTACGGCTACACCGGGGGCGATGCCGAGGGCGGCCTCGACGGCCTGGCAGACAAGCGGGTGGCCGTCGTCGGCACCGGCGCGACCGGCCTGCAGGCGATCCCGAAGATCGCCGAGGACGCGCAGCACCTGTACGTCTTCCAGCGCACCCCCTCCACGGTCGACGTGCGCGCCAACCGTCCCACCGATCCCGAGTGGGCGGCCTCGCTCCAGCCGGGCTGGCAGCGCGAGCGGATGGAGAACTTCCTGGAGATCCTCTCCGGCGAGGACGTCGAGGAGGACCTGGTCGGCGACGGATGGACCGCCACCCCGGCCCTGCAGCGCGCGATGATCACCGGCAAGGTCGACACCACGGTGGACCCCGCCGAGCGCGAGCGTCGCGACGAGCTCGCGGACTTCGCCGCGATGAACCGGATCCGCTCCCGGGTCGACGACGTCGTCGAGGACCCGGCCACGGCCGAGGCGCTCAAGCCCTGGTACCGCTACATGTGCAAGCGCCCCGGATTCAGCGACCTGTACCTCCAGGCCTTCAACCGCGACAACGTCACCCTCGTCGACACCGCGGACCACGGCGGCATCACGTCGATGACGCAGAACGCGGTGGTCGTCGGCGAGGACGAGTACGAGGTGGACTGCATCATCTTCGCCACCGGCTTCGAGACCGGCGTCTCCGGGGTCATCTCCGGCACCCTGCCGGTGCACGGTCGGGGTGGGACCCCGCTGCTCCAGGCCTGGGCCCGGGGCCCGCGCACCCTGCACGGCTTCACGACCCACGGCTTCCCGAACCTGTTCCAGCTGGGAACGATGCAGAACGCGAACTCGGTGAACTTCGTGCACATCCTGTCCGAGCAGGCTCGACACATCGCCGCCATGGTCGAGTCGGCGCACCGGAGCGGCGCCCTCTATGTCGAGCCGACCCGCGCGGCCGAGCAGGCGTGGTGCGACACCATCGCGGAGGTCGCCGTCGACAACTCCGCGTTCCTCGCCGAGTGCACCCCCGGCTACTACAACGGCGAGGGCACCCGGACGGGAACGTCCACGTCCTACGCGCCGGGCCCGGTGGCCTTCCACCGGCTGCTCGCCGCCTGGCGCGAGGACAGCATGGACGAGGTGCTCGTGCCCGCAGCCGCCGACGCACCGCACCGTGAGGACCCGCGCGCCGTGCCCGCCGGACAGGGAGTCGCCTGA
- a CDS encoding ribonuclease J, giving the protein MPSPTPKLSAPARLRKNGMRITALGGLGEVGRNMTVFEFAGKLLIVDCGVLFPEDHQPGIDVILPDFTSIRDRLDDIEAIVLTHGHEDHIGGVPYLLKERSDIPLIGSELTLAFITAKLKEHRITPKTIQVEAGEHRKAGAFDLEFVAVNHSIPDALAVAIRTKAGLVLHTGDFKMDQFPLDGRITDLRAFSRLGEEGVDLFLTDSTNAEVPGFTISERDLNPAIDQVFTSSPRRIIVSSFASHVHRIQQVLDAAHANGRKVAFVGRSMVRNMGIARDLGYLNIPKGLVVDFRKIQSMPDHKITLICTGSQGEPMAALARMANGDHQIRVGEDDTVLMASSLIPGNENAIYGIINKLTDLGANIVHKGNAKVHVSGHASAGELVYCYNIVRPSNVMPVHGESKHLHANAELARRTGVPEQNIVIAQDGVTVDLIDGKARVSGKVEAGLVYVDGQTIGTATEDTLAERRQLSGGGVVTVVALINPKTNQTVEPLEFLTKGFVHDKRTFEGAEAQVTKALARAQQDKIDDIAEIEEIIVDAVSSYLRRSYRREPTVMAVVVDA; this is encoded by the coding sequence ATGCCCTCTCCCACCCCCAAGCTCTCCGCCCCCGCGCGCCTTCGCAAGAACGGCATGCGCATCACCGCACTGGGCGGCCTCGGCGAGGTCGGCCGCAACATGACGGTGTTCGAGTTCGCCGGCAAGCTGCTGATCGTCGACTGCGGCGTGCTGTTCCCCGAGGATCACCAGCCCGGCATCGACGTGATCCTGCCCGACTTCACCTCCATCCGCGACCGCCTCGACGACATCGAGGCGATCGTCCTGACCCACGGCCACGAGGACCACATCGGTGGCGTGCCGTACCTGCTCAAGGAACGCTCCGACATCCCCCTGATCGGCTCCGAGCTCACCCTGGCCTTCATCACGGCCAAGCTCAAGGAGCACCGCATCACGCCCAAGACCATCCAGGTCGAGGCGGGGGAGCACCGCAAGGCGGGCGCGTTCGACCTCGAGTTCGTCGCGGTCAACCACTCCATCCCCGACGCCCTGGCCGTGGCGATCCGCACCAAGGCCGGCCTCGTGCTGCACACCGGCGACTTCAAGATGGACCAGTTCCCGCTGGACGGGCGCATCACCGATCTGCGCGCCTTCTCCCGTCTCGGGGAGGAGGGCGTGGACCTGTTCCTCACCGACTCCACGAACGCGGAGGTCCCCGGGTTCACGATCTCCGAACGCGATCTGAACCCCGCCATCGACCAGGTGTTCACCTCCTCGCCGCGGCGAATCATCGTCTCGAGCTTCGCCAGCCACGTCCACCGGATCCAGCAGGTGCTCGACGCGGCCCACGCCAACGGTCGCAAGGTCGCCTTCGTCGGCCGGTCGATGGTGCGCAACATGGGGATCGCGCGCGATCTCGGCTACCTGAACATCCCCAAGGGTCTGGTGGTCGACTTCCGCAAGATCCAGTCGATGCCCGACCACAAGATCACGCTGATCTGCACCGGGTCCCAGGGCGAGCCGATGGCGGCGCTGGCGCGCATGGCCAACGGCGATCACCAGATCCGGGTGGGCGAGGATGACACCGTGCTGATGGCCAGCTCGCTGATCCCCGGCAACGAGAACGCCATCTACGGAATCATCAACAAGCTCACCGATCTCGGCGCGAACATCGTCCACAAGGGCAACGCCAAGGTCCACGTCTCCGGCCACGCCAGCGCCGGCGAGCTCGTGTACTGCTACAACATCGTCCGTCCCAGCAACGTCATGCCGGTGCACGGCGAGTCCAAGCACCTCCATGCCAACGCCGAGCTGGCCCGCCGCACCGGCGTGCCGGAGCAGAACATCGTCATCGCCCAGGACGGCGTGACCGTGGACCTGATCGATGGCAAGGCGCGCGTCTCCGGCAAGGTCGAGGCCGGCCTGGTCTACGTCGACGGCCAGACCATCGGCACCGCGACCGAGGACACCCTCGCCGAGCGTCGCCAGCTCAGCGGCGGCGGCGTGGTCACCGTGGTGGCGCTGATCAACCCCAAGACCAACCAGACCGTCGAGCCGCTGGAGTTCCTCACCAAGGGCTTCGTGCACGACAAGCGCACCTTCGAGGGGGCCGAGGCGCAGGTGACCAAGGCCCTCGCGCGTGCCCAGCAGGACAAGATCGACGACATCGCCGAGATCGAGGAGATCATCGTCGACGCCGTCAGCAGCTACCTGCGCCGCAGCTACCGCCGCGAGCCCACCGTCATGGCCGTGGTGGTCGACGCCTGA
- a CDS encoding glycoside-pentoside-hexuronide (GPH):cation symporter, giving the protein MSAVSSAAPTTQELVGVRPFGWRDRIGYMLGDVGNNLTFFLQSAFFLIFYTNVMGISPGHVGTLLFGARILDAFTDIGAGRLIDTLRPGRSGRFRPWLLRFMVPVAVATVLMFSPILQDGSYAARLTWMVVTYILWGAVCYTLVNIPYGSMVSVISTRPGQRASLSVFRSLGGYLGFLGLAGLLPLFVYVQVDGSSEISGSRMMLAAIVCGVLAIACYTLCFLGVRERVRTPPTPRGERAGPRTLFLALVSNRALTGIIAASLCMLIAMTLLASMLPYVYNEVFDRGQLLSLANIVGLVPVLAFLPFAAALARRFGKREIGVLGMTLATLAGLVLLGVRTDSPYVFTVGYAVLMLGYAAMESLIWAVISDVIDVQEIRTGERNDATIYALHSWSRKIGQAVAGGLSGWTLGWIGYEAALGQGAEQSPSVLGGIYALATGAPAVLLGAAGLILALWYPLSKKRVQGNVALLEERRAATHRTRTP; this is encoded by the coding sequence GTGAGCGCCGTATCCAGCGCCGCGCCCACCACCCAGGAGCTGGTGGGCGTGCGCCCCTTCGGGTGGCGCGACCGGATCGGGTACATGCTCGGGGACGTCGGGAACAACCTCACGTTCTTCCTGCAGTCGGCGTTCTTCCTCATCTTCTACACCAACGTGATGGGCATCAGTCCAGGTCATGTCGGCACTCTGCTGTTCGGAGCGCGCATCCTCGATGCGTTCACCGATATCGGCGCTGGCCGCCTGATCGACACCCTGCGACCGGGCCGCTCCGGGCGCTTCCGGCCCTGGCTGCTGCGCTTCATGGTCCCCGTCGCCGTGGCGACGGTGCTCATGTTCTCCCCGATCCTGCAGGACGGCAGCTACGCAGCCCGCCTCACCTGGATGGTGGTCACCTACATCCTGTGGGGCGCGGTCTGCTACACGCTGGTGAACATCCCCTACGGCTCGATGGTCTCGGTCATCTCGACCCGGCCCGGGCAGCGGGCCTCGCTGTCGGTGTTCCGCTCGCTCGGCGGTTACCTGGGGTTCCTCGGTCTGGCGGGGCTCCTGCCGCTGTTCGTCTACGTGCAGGTCGACGGCAGCTCGGAGATCTCCGGGTCGCGCATGATGCTCGCCGCGATCGTGTGCGGCGTCCTGGCGATCGCCTGCTACACCCTCTGCTTCCTGGGAGTCCGCGAACGCGTCCGGACGCCGCCGACGCCCCGCGGCGAGCGCGCGGGGCCGCGCACCCTGTTCCTCGCCCTGGTCTCGAACCGTGCGCTGACCGGCATCATCGCTGCGTCGCTGTGCATGCTGATCGCCATGACGCTGCTGGCGAGCATGCTGCCGTATGTGTACAACGAGGTCTTCGACCGCGGCCAGCTGCTGTCGCTGGCGAACATCGTCGGACTCGTCCCGGTCCTGGCGTTCCTCCCCTTCGCCGCCGCCTTGGCCAGGAGGTTCGGCAAGCGCGAGATCGGCGTGCTCGGCATGACCCTGGCGACCCTCGCCGGGCTCGTGCTGCTCGGCGTGCGTACCGACAGCCCCTACGTCTTCACGGTCGGCTACGCCGTGCTCATGCTGGGCTACGCGGCGATGGAGTCGCTGATCTGGGCCGTCATCAGCGACGTGATCGATGTCCAGGAGATCCGCACGGGCGAGCGCAACGATGCCACCATCTACGCCCTGCACTCCTGGTCGCGCAAGATCGGGCAGGCCGTGGCCGGTGGGCTGTCCGGCTGGACCCTGGGGTGGATCGGCTACGAGGCCGCTCTCGGGCAGGGCGCGGAGCAGTCCCCGTCGGTGCTCGGGGGCATCTACGCCCTCGCCACCGGCGCCCCGGCCGTCCTGCTCGGGGCCGCCGGCCTGATCCTCGCCCTGTGGTACCCGCTGTCGAAGAAGCGGGTCCAGGGCAACGTCGCCCTGCTCGAGGAGCGCCGCGCGGCCACGCACCGCACGAGGACCCCCTGA
- a CDS encoding TetR/AcrR family transcriptional regulator produces the protein MAETPVRRDAARNRARLLVAARHIVAERGPEVPLDEIAREAGVSRTTLHRHFADREALVAAVLQGNVEEIEARARDLRERGDGATELFGHVLDVQVGTPWLAQMVAQERSGGLAELSDRTKAAFEPLMAQARAAGTVHPGVTADDVLLALPMMMAALAVDRRATDPEGLSRARRILHRGLFTTPPESR, from the coding sequence ATGGCCGAGACACCCGTGCGACGCGATGCGGCGCGGAATCGTGCCCGGCTCCTGGTCGCCGCGCGCCACATCGTGGCGGAGCGCGGGCCCGAGGTGCCCCTGGACGAGATCGCCCGCGAGGCCGGGGTCAGCCGCACCACGCTGCACCGCCATTTCGCCGATCGCGAGGCGCTCGTCGCCGCCGTGCTGCAGGGGAACGTCGAGGAGATCGAGGCCCGGGCGCGGGACCTCCGGGAGCGGGGCGACGGGGCGACCGAGCTGTTCGGTCACGTCCTGGACGTCCAGGTGGGCACGCCGTGGTTGGCGCAGATGGTCGCGCAGGAGCGGAGCGGAGGTCTCGCGGAGCTCTCCGACCGGACGAAGGCGGCCTTCGAGCCCTTGATGGCGCAGGCTCGCGCCGCGGGCACCGTCCATCCCGGTGTGACCGCCGACGACGTCCTGCTCGCGCTGCCGATGATGATGGCCGCCCTCGCGGTGGACCGTCGTGCGACCGATCCCGAGGGTCTCTCGCGCGCACGACGGATCCTGCACCGCGGCCTGTTCACGACGCCGCCCGAGAGTCGCTGA
- a CDS encoding dienelactone hydrolase family protein, which translates to MSGGTRRERLRSLLGLPEAGGDRPPSALVRVPQTSSAEPADAPIHAAGEASPDTADDVSPHAVDEASINTADGDEIPAFLLRPIPDRATGAAVVLIAGHGRGIDDLVATDPVDEYHDGLAHKFVSAGFTVLCPEMISFGRRRFPLPDGSEPYAETESSCGVDAVRHLMHGAPLMGARVADALAAVDALRQLGGVDPQRVAVAGGSGGGAVSLLAAAADSSISAALVATYFCSFEASLCSIRHCPCNIIPGILPEMEMADIAALIAPRPLILEAGERDHIFPIAATRDSFAQLAPVWEALDAVPPELVVTDGGHAFRAERSLSALAERIS; encoded by the coding sequence GTGAGCGGCGGGACACGCCGGGAACGTCTGCGCTCGCTGCTCGGGCTCCCGGAAGCCGGCGGCGACCGGCCGCCGTCCGCGCTCGTGCGCGTGCCTCAGACGTCCAGCGCTGAGCCTGCCGATGCGCCGATCCATGCCGCCGGCGAGGCCTCCCCCGATACGGCCGACGACGTCTCGCCCCATGCGGTCGATGAGGCCTCGATCAATACCGCCGACGGGGACGAGATCCCCGCCTTCCTCCTGCGCCCCATTCCGGACCGAGCCACCGGCGCGGCGGTGGTGCTGATCGCCGGGCACGGTCGCGGCATCGACGATCTGGTGGCCACGGATCCGGTGGACGAGTACCACGACGGCCTCGCCCACAAGTTCGTGAGCGCGGGCTTCACGGTGCTGTGCCCCGAGATGATCAGCTTCGGCCGACGACGCTTCCCCCTCCCGGACGGCTCGGAGCCCTACGCGGAGACCGAGAGCTCCTGCGGGGTCGACGCGGTGCGCCACCTGATGCACGGCGCGCCTCTGATGGGGGCTCGGGTGGCCGATGCGCTCGCCGCCGTCGATGCGCTGCGTCAGCTCGGCGGCGTCGACCCGCAGCGGGTGGCGGTGGCGGGCGGCTCCGGAGGGGGAGCGGTCTCGCTGCTGGCCGCTGCGGCGGATTCCTCGATCTCAGCGGCCCTGGTCGCGACCTACTTCTGCAGCTTCGAGGCCAGCCTGTGCTCGATCCGGCACTGCCCCTGCAACATCATCCCGGGCATCCTGCCCGAGATGGAGATGGCGGACATCGCCGCCCTCATCGCCCCGCGTCCGCTGATCCTGGAGGCGGGGGAGCGGGACCACATCTTCCCCATCGCGGCGACGCGGGACTCCTTCGCGCAGCTCGCCCCGGTCTGGGAGGCGCTGGATGCGGTTCCGCCGGAGCTCGTCGTCACCGACGGCGGCCACGCCTTCCGGGCCGAGCGCTCGCTCTCGGCCTTGGCGGAGCGGATCTCCTGA
- a CDS encoding sugar phosphate isomerase/epimerase family protein, whose amino-acid sequence MFSNLSPGALGLPLVHPTAIDLAAKHGFGGVDPDPDHFRSLGSTGAVAEHAAEVRERGLQWGMAGLPVPLDAPAGEFREALVDLPAALELLRAAGVTRVGTWIRPMHDQRDHRQNWRLHVGRLSLVAELLADAGLRLGLEYIGPKTLWSTERYPFIHGLREARELIADSGADNVGLILDSYHWYTAGESAEDLAGLTDADIVSVDINDARDDRERDEQWDLDRRLPYATGVIDLAGFMGAVHAAGYTGPVKVEPFMKELADQPVDDVLSDISQRLDRAVAGE is encoded by the coding sequence ATGTTCTCGAACCTCTCGCCCGGCGCCCTCGGACTCCCCCTGGTCCACCCCACCGCGATCGACCTCGCCGCGAAGCACGGCTTCGGCGGCGTCGACCCCGACCCGGACCACTTCCGTTCCCTGGGCAGCACCGGGGCCGTCGCCGAGCACGCCGCCGAGGTGCGCGAGCGAGGTCTTCAGTGGGGCATGGCCGGCCTGCCCGTTCCGCTGGACGCGCCTGCCGGTGAGTTCCGCGAGGCGCTCGTGGACCTGCCCGCCGCCCTCGAGCTGCTGCGGGCCGCCGGCGTCACCCGCGTCGGCACCTGGATCCGCCCCATGCATGATCAGCGCGACCACCGCCAGAACTGGCGCCTGCACGTCGGTCGCCTCTCCCTGGTCGCCGAGCTGCTGGCCGATGCCGGGCTGCGCCTCGGCCTCGAGTACATCGGCCCCAAGACTTTATGGTCCACCGAGCGCTACCCCTTCATCCACGGCCTGCGCGAGGCGCGCGAGCTGATCGCGGACTCCGGCGCCGACAACGTCGGCCTCATCCTGGACAGCTACCACTGGTACACCGCCGGGGAGAGCGCCGAGGACCTCGCAGGGCTGACCGATGCCGACATCGTCTCGGTCGACATCAACGACGCCCGCGACGATCGCGAGCGCGACGAGCAGTGGGATCTCGACCGCCGCCTGCCCTACGCCACCGGGGTCATCGACCTCGCCGGCTTCATGGGCGCCGTCCACGCGGCGGGCTACACCGGCCCCGTGAAGGTCGAGCCGTTCATGAAGGAGCTGGCCGACCAGCCGGTCGACGACGTGCTCTCGGACATCTCCCAGCGCCTGGATCGTGCTGTCGCGGGAGAGTGA